A genomic segment from Daphnia pulex isolate KAP4 chromosome 5, ASM2113471v1 encodes:
- the LOC124193712 gene encoding prisilkin-39-like isoform X1, giving the protein MAIIKIALVFVTLAAVAYATEVAEEVEDLELAESKGKKHGGSSYGYAASSYGYSAPSYGYSAPSYSAPSYSAPSYGYSAPSYGYSAPSYGYSAPSYGKGKGKGKGASYYAAPSYGSYGGSYGSSSYGYGGASYGKGKGKGQKSKGKGNSYGYASSGYGSSYGGAYGGAYSSGYGSHGYGYGGKGKGKGGY; this is encoded by the exons ATGGCGATTATCAAA ATTGCGTTGGTCTTTGTGACGTTGGCGGCAGTGGCTTACGCCACGGAGGTGGCCGAAGAGGTCGAGGATTTGGAGTTGGCCGAGTCCAAAGGCAAGAAACACGGTGGAAGCAGCTACGGGTACGCAGCATCCAGCTACGGCTACAGCGCACCCAGCTACGGCTACAGCGCACCCAGCTACAGCGCACCCAGCTACAGCGCTCCTAGCTACGGCTACAGCGCTCCTAGCTACGGTTACAGCGCTCCTAGCTACGGCTACAGTGCACCCAGCTACGGAAAGGGCAAAGGCAAAGGCAAAGGTGCCAGCTACTACGCCGCCCCCAGCTACGGAAGCTACGGCGGTAGCTACGGAAGCAGCAGCTACGGATATGGTGGcg CTTCTTACGGAAAAGGCAAAGGAAAGGGACAAAAGTCCAAGGGAAAGG GTAACTCTTACGGATATGCCAGCAGCGGATACGGCAGCAGCTACGGCGGTGCTTATGGTGGTGCTTACAGCTCAGGATACGGCAGCCACGGATACGGCTACGGAG GCAAAGGAAAGGGAAAGGGCGGTTATTAA
- the LOC124193712 gene encoding prisilkin-39-like isoform X2: MAIIKIALVFVTLAAVAYATEVAEEVEDLELAESKGKKHGGSSYGYAASSYGYSAPSYGYSAPSYSAPSYSAPSYGYSAPSYGYSAPSYGYSAPSYGKGKGKGKGASYYAAPSYGSYGGSYGSSSYGYGGASYGKGKGKGNSYGYASSGYGSSYGGAYGGAYSSGYGSHGYGYGGKGKGKGGY, translated from the exons ATGGCGATTATCAAA ATTGCGTTGGTCTTTGTGACGTTGGCGGCAGTGGCTTACGCCACGGAGGTGGCCGAAGAGGTCGAGGATTTGGAGTTGGCCGAGTCCAAAGGCAAGAAACACGGTGGAAGCAGCTACGGGTACGCAGCATCCAGCTACGGCTACAGCGCACCCAGCTACGGCTACAGCGCACCCAGCTACAGCGCACCCAGCTACAGCGCTCCTAGCTACGGCTACAGCGCTCCTAGCTACGGTTACAGCGCTCCTAGCTACGGCTACAGTGCACCCAGCTACGGAAAGGGCAAAGGCAAAGGCAAAGGTGCCAGCTACTACGCCGCCCCCAGCTACGGAAGCTACGGCGGTAGCTACGGAAGCAGCAGCTACGGATATGGTGGcg CTTCTTACGGAAAAGGCAAAGGAAAGG GTAACTCTTACGGATATGCCAGCAGCGGATACGGCAGCAGCTACGGCGGTGCTTATGGTGGTGCTTACAGCTCAGGATACGGCAGCCACGGATACGGCTACGGAG GCAAAGGAAAGGGAAAGGGCGGTTATTAA
- the LOC124195133 gene encoding keratin-associated protein 21-1-like isoform X1, which produces MIAFKVLFAVAFVAVAFAAEEQKEQQAVEEQAVASTDSDSSKDLQTAEGTLGAYGAYGAGLGYGAGLGYGAGLGYGGLGYGNGLYGAGLGYGYGAGAGYGGYGLGLGYGAGYGGLGGYGGYGGYGAGYGAGYGSNYGHNHGSSGYTAINKVVSHGSNSHGHGHAHGHAHGLGYGHHGLAY; this is translated from the exons ATGATTGCCTTCAAG GTTTTGTTTGCCGTCGCCTTCGTCGCCGTCGCCTTTGCCGCTGAAGAGCAAAAGGAGCAACAAGCCGTCGAGGAACAAGCGGTGGCCAGCACCGACTCTGACAGCAGCAAGGATCTCCAAACGGCCGAGGGAACACTAGGAGCGTACGGAGCTTATGGTGCTGGACTCGGTTACGGTGCTGGACTCGGTTACGGTGCTGGACTCGGTTATGGCGGACTCGGCTACGGCAACGGACTGTACGGCGCTGGTCTAGGATACGGTTATGGAGCTGGTGCTGGCTATGGCG GTTATGGTCTCGGTTTGGGTTATGGCGCCGGATATGGAGGTCTCGGCGGATACGGCGGATACGGAG GATATGGAGCTGGATACGGGGCCGGCTATGGATCCAACTACGGACACAATCACGGCAGTTCCGGTTACACCGCGATTAACAAAGTCGTGAGCCACGGATCAAACAGCCATGGACACGGACACGCCCACGGACACGCCCACGGACTCGGATACGGCCATCACGGACTCGCCTATTAA
- the LOC124195133 gene encoding keratin-associated protein 21-1-like isoform X3 — MIAFKVLFAVAFVAVAFAAEEQKEQQAVEEQAVASTDSDSSKDLQTAEGTLGAYGAYGAGLGYGGLGYGNGLYGAGLGYGYGAGAGYGGYGLGLGYGAGYGGLGGYGGYGGYGAGYGAGYGSNYGHNHGSSGYTAINKVVSHGSNSHGHGHAHGHAHGLGYGHHGLAY; from the exons ATGATTGCCTTCAAG GTTTTGTTTGCCGTCGCCTTCGTCGCCGTCGCCTTTGCCGCTGAAGAGCAAAAGGAGCAACAAGCCGTCGAGGAACAAGCGGTGGCCAGCACCGACTCTGACAGCAGCAAGGATCTCCAAACGGCCGAGGGAACACTAGGAGCGTACGGAGCTTAT GGTGCTGGACTCGGTTATGGCGGACTCGGCTACGGCAACGGACTGTACGGCGCTGGTCTAGGATACGGTTATGGAGCTGGTGCTGGCTATGGCG GTTATGGTCTCGGTTTGGGTTATGGCGCCGGATATGGAGGTCTCGGCGGATACGGCGGATACGGAG GATATGGAGCTGGATACGGGGCCGGCTATGGATCCAACTACGGACACAATCACGGCAGTTCCGGTTACACCGCGATTAACAAAGTCGTGAGCCACGGATCAAACAGCCATGGACACGGACACGCCCACGGACACGCCCACGGACTCGGATACGGCCATCACGGACTCGCCTATTAA
- the LOC124195133 gene encoding keratin-associated protein 21-1-like isoform X2 has protein sequence MIAFKVLFAVAFVAVAFAAEEQKEQQAVEEQAVASTDSDSSKDLQTAEGTLGAYGAYGAGLGYGGLGYGNGLYGAGLGYGYGAGAGYGGYGLGLGYGAGYGGLGGYGGYGGYGAGYGAGYGSNYGHNHGSSGYTAINKVVSHGSNSHGHGHAHGHAHGLGYGHHGLAY, from the exons ATGATTGCCTTCAAG GTTTTGTTTGCCGTCGCCTTCGTCGCCGTCGCCTTTGCCGCTGAAGAGCAAAAGGAGCAACAAGCCGTCGAGGAACAAGCGGTGGCCAGCACCGACTCTGACAGCAGCAAGGATCTCCAAACGGCCGAGGGAACACTAGGAGCGTACGGAGC TTACGGTGCTGGACTCGGTTATGGCGGACTCGGCTACGGCAACGGACTGTACGGCGCTGGTCTAGGATACGGTTATGGAGCTGGTGCTGGCTATGGCG GTTATGGTCTCGGTTTGGGTTATGGCGCCGGATATGGAGGTCTCGGCGGATACGGCGGATACGGAG GATATGGAGCTGGATACGGGGCCGGCTATGGATCCAACTACGGACACAATCACGGCAGTTCCGGTTACACCGCGATTAACAAAGTCGTGAGCCACGGATCAAACAGCCATGGACACGGACACGCCCACGGACACGCCCACGGACTCGGATACGGCCATCACGGACTCGCCTATTAA
- the LOC124193732 gene encoding cold and drought-regulated protein CORA-like isoform X3: MIAFKQVFLALVCVAVSVSSAEEEQQQEAAKDLKTEETHIGGYGLGNGLYGAGQFGHGLYGHGLGYGNGLVHGGIGSYPGAYGGYGGYGGLGGYGGVGAYGGIGAGYGANHKNAYGSNHGHNQGHSNYESFNKVISHQSHNSGSGGHHSGSAGHALGGVGGIAAY; this comes from the exons atgatcgCATTTAAG CAGGTTTTCCTGGCCCTCGTTTGTGTGGCAGTTTCCGTCAGTTCGGCGGAAGAAGAGCAGCAACAAGAGGCCGCAAAGGACTTGAAGACGGAAGAGACGCACATTGGCGGCTACGGATTAGGCAACGGACTCTACGGCGCCGGCCAATTCGGCCACGGCCTCTACGGTCACGGGCTCGGCTACGGGAACGGCCTGGTCCATGGCGGAATTGGATCTTATCCTGGTGCATACGGAGGCTACGGGGGTTATGGAGGCCTTGGGGGATACGGCGGAGTCGGAG CTTACGGCGGAATCGGAGCCGGTTACGGCGCTAACCATAAAAACGCGTACGGATCGAACCACGGCCACAACCAGGGCCACTCCAATTACGAAAGTTTCAACAAAGTGATCAGCCATCAAAGCCACAACTCAGGATCCGGTGGACATCACTCTGGAAGCGCTGGTCATGCCCTTGGTGGAGTCGGAGGCATCGCTGCTTATTAA
- the LOC124193732 gene encoding keratin-associated protein 19-2-like isoform X1: MIAFKQVFLALVCVAVSVSSAEEEQQQEAAKDLKTEETHIGGYGLGNGLYGAGQFGHGLYGHGLGYGNGLVHGGIGSYPGAYGGYGGYGGLGGYGGVGAYGAGHYGAGVVPYGGIGAGYGANHKNAYGSNHGHNQGHSNYESFNKVISHQSHNSGSGGHHSGSAGHALGGVGGIAAY, from the exons atgatcgCATTTAAG CAGGTTTTCCTGGCCCTCGTTTGTGTGGCAGTTTCCGTCAGTTCGGCGGAAGAAGAGCAGCAACAAGAGGCCGCAAAGGACTTGAAGACGGAAGAGACGCACATTGGCGGCTACGGATTAGGCAACGGACTCTACGGCGCCGGCCAATTCGGCCACGGCCTCTACGGTCACGGGCTCGGCTACGGGAACGGCCTGGTCCATGGCGGAATTGGATCTTATCCTGGTGCATACGGAGGCTACGGGGGTTATGGAGGCCTTGGGGGATACGGCGGAGTCGGAGCATATGGAGCCGGTCACTACGGAGCTGGAGTGGTGCCTTACGGCGGAATCGGAGCCGGTTACGGCGCTAACCATAAAAACGCGTACGGATCGAACCACGGCCACAACCAGGGCCACTCCAATTACGAAAGTTTCAACAAAGTGATCAGCCATCAAAGCCACAACTCAGGATCCGGTGGACATCACTCTGGAAGCGCTGGTCATGCCCTTGGTGGAGTCGGAGGCATCGCTGCTTATTAA
- the LOC124193732 gene encoding keratin-associated protein 19-2-like isoform X2, with translation MIAFKVFLALVCVAVSVSSAEEEQQQEAAKDLKTEETHIGGYGLGNGLYGAGQFGHGLYGHGLGYGNGLVHGGIGSYPGAYGGYGGYGGLGGYGGVGAYGAGHYGAGVVPYGGIGAGYGANHKNAYGSNHGHNQGHSNYESFNKVISHQSHNSGSGGHHSGSAGHALGGVGGIAAY, from the exons atgatcgCATTTAAG GTTTTCCTGGCCCTCGTTTGTGTGGCAGTTTCCGTCAGTTCGGCGGAAGAAGAGCAGCAACAAGAGGCCGCAAAGGACTTGAAGACGGAAGAGACGCACATTGGCGGCTACGGATTAGGCAACGGACTCTACGGCGCCGGCCAATTCGGCCACGGCCTCTACGGTCACGGGCTCGGCTACGGGAACGGCCTGGTCCATGGCGGAATTGGATCTTATCCTGGTGCATACGGAGGCTACGGGGGTTATGGAGGCCTTGGGGGATACGGCGGAGTCGGAGCATATGGAGCCGGTCACTACGGAGCTGGAGTGGTGCCTTACGGCGGAATCGGAGCCGGTTACGGCGCTAACCATAAAAACGCGTACGGATCGAACCACGGCCACAACCAGGGCCACTCCAATTACGAAAGTTTCAACAAAGTGATCAGCCATCAAAGCCACAACTCAGGATCCGGTGGACATCACTCTGGAAGCGCTGGTCATGCCCTTGGTGGAGTCGGAGGCATCGCTGCTTATTAA
- the LOC124193733 gene encoding brain protein I3-like isoform X1: protein MEHGKENPPSYSQAPAAPYPAAPAQYPPAPPHPSNAHTYPPNYSGQTVIQVEAQPQQVVIVGGCPKCRVGVLEDKFTLCGWCCCFWLFPLGLICLFSMRQKRCINCHQRY from the exons ATGGAacacggaaaagaaaatcccCCGTCATACTCACAAG CTCCGGCAGCACCATATCCGGCAGCCCCAGCACAGTATCCGCCAGCCCCTCCGCACCCATCGAATGCCCATACATATCCCCCGAATTACAGCGGTCAAACTGTTATTCAAGTTGAAGCTCAACCGCAGCAAG tggTCATCGTCGGAGGCTGTCCAAAATGCAGA GTTGGTGTTTTGGAAGATAAATTCACTCTTTGCGGATGGTGCTGTTGCTTCTGGTTATTCCCACTCG gtctaatttgtttgttcagCATGAGGCAAAAGAGATGCATCAATTGCCATCAAAGATATTGA
- the LOC124193733 gene encoding brain protein I3-like isoform X2: protein MEHGKENPPSYSQAPYPAAPAQYPPAPPHPSNAHTYPPNYSGQTVIQVEAQPQQVVIVGGCPKCRVGVLEDKFTLCGWCCCFWLFPLGLICLFSMRQKRCINCHQRY from the exons ATGGAacacggaaaagaaaatcccCCGTCATACTCACAAG CACCATATCCGGCAGCCCCAGCACAGTATCCGCCAGCCCCTCCGCACCCATCGAATGCCCATACATATCCCCCGAATTACAGCGGTCAAACTGTTATTCAAGTTGAAGCTCAACCGCAGCAAG tggTCATCGTCGGAGGCTGTCCAAAATGCAGA GTTGGTGTTTTGGAAGATAAATTCACTCTTTGCGGATGGTGCTGTTGCTTCTGGTTATTCCCACTCG gtctaatttgtttgttcagCATGAGGCAAAAGAGATGCATCAATTGCCATCAAAGATATTGA
- the LOC124195064 gene encoding uncharacterized protein LOC124195064, with translation MEPENPPKYSEIILNVPDLPSVSPTVVQTGSADNQQTGVNRNQHFPNSPSFSARTKTNDTGASSVLPPTGQSVLSDSNQQSSGNRNPHFPNSPTFPASSPPNMVTVVNVDNISTQPVYLPSTQQYTYSQPVVGHIGGVCPSCRIGYLQEKFTWFGWCCCFFCFPIGLICLFTVKERVCCNCGIIVRDC, from the exons ATGGAACCAGAAAATCCACCAAAATATTCGGAAATTATTCTGA ACGTGCCGGACTTGCCGTCCGTGTCACCTACAGTGGTGCAGACTGGTTCCGCAGACAACCAACAAACTGGCGTTAATAGGAATCAACATTTTCCGAATTCGCCATCGTTTTCCGCTCGTACTAAAACAAATGACACTGGAGCTTCTTCCGTTCTTCCGCCAACAGGGCAGTCTGTCTTATCAGACAGCAATCAACAATCCAGTGGGAATAGAAACCCACATTTCCCAAATTCGCCAACCTTTCCAGCTTCCAGCCCTCCGAACATGGTGACTGTTGTCAATGTTGACAACATTTCTACTCAGCCCGTTTATCTACCCTCTACCCAACAGTACACTTATAGCCAGCCCGTCGTTGGACATATCGGCGGTGTGTGCCCATCGTGCAGG ATTGGTTATCTTCAAGAGAAATTCACTTGGTTCGGCTGGTGTTGTTGCTTTTTCTGCTTCCCTATAG GTCTTATTTGTCTGTTTACCGTGAAGGAGAGGGTTTGCTGCAATTGCGGAATAATTGTAAGAGATTGTTAA
- the LOC124195065 gene encoding brain protein I3-like, whose amino-acid sequence MDQKHENPPPYSEAQGPPPPPGFVQTQQPYPYPTQPQSSYPYPNQQTYPNPYPPSYSNPTVINVVPTNQTRHQVLVVGGCPSCRVGVLDERPTCAGICCCILFFPIGLICLFTMRQKVCINCGAQFH is encoded by the exons ATGGATCAGAAACATGAAAATCCACCTCCCTATTCGGAAGCGCAAG gaccaccaccaccacctggtTTTGTACAAACCCAACAGCCTTACCCTTATCCTACTCAGCCTCAATCATCGTACCCTTATCCTAACCAGCAAACTTATCCCAATCCATATCCCCCAAGCTACAGCAATCCAACTGTGATCAATGTCGTTCCGACAAATCAAACTCGCCATCAAGTTCTTGTCGTAGGTGGATGTCCTAGCTGCAGG GTTGGTGTCCTGGATGAGAGACCTACCTGCGCTGGTATCTGTTGCTGCATTTTATTCTTCCCTATCG GTCTCATTTGTTTATTCACCATGAGGCAAAAGGTCTGCATCAACTGCGGCGCTCAATTTCACTAA
- the LOC124195063 gene encoding poly(ADP-ribose) glycohydrolase-like — MSDETPASPAKKKFKQMSIMDTMSNAGFTKKNSTESTPNNTDCAINMEPDECDVVIVEQSVIATVDTTILTSVLGERWAETEISTVKWKGKPLSEMYNLFHPDCKQLLSIEPGRTHTVLFKVSTPYALGAIPEPYPANYSDRWDPEHVKMPCSPSNLYPISVNGNSTLEQRWKLIKEAFCGKQIRSSIELEKAILSYNSRYNNIWNFNRFHEFVDQKLTPNERKRFFDHILPGVIRLAIELPERVTVTPTLLTRNKSQSLSMSQSQISSLLANAFLSTYPRRNTQKRQSEFSTYPDINFIKLFENKSRSAAVYEKLKCLLNYFDRVITKEPSGVVTFIRQVVSDSEFPNWETASETFGGFHVSSEGTIEKEGIGLLQMDFANKFLGGGVLNWGCVQEEIRFVICPELIVGCLFSEVMESNEALVITGCEQYSCHSGYGDTFRFEGDFVDQTPRDAHGRRLCQVVAIDAIPFNRKETQYKKDSINRELRKAYAGFHCQRRIPLTAVATGNWGCGAFRGDPRLKCLIQLMAAAVTHRDVVYFTFGDNQLRDDVYNMYSLLVEKKATVGSLYTMLCDYGQQIGDSRSPSLDLYGYLYALLDSMDSEDGAADCSSSLSNTNNSAVESDFDVVMEKDK; from the exons ATGAGTGATGAAACCCCTGCCTCGCCTGCCAAAAAGAAGTTTAAGCAAATGAGCATAATGGATACCATGTCAAATGCTG gtttcacaaaaaaaaattcgacagaGTCAACACCTAACAACACAGATTGCGCTATTAATATGGAACCAGATGAATGTGATGTCGTCATTGTTGAACAGTCAGTTATAGCCACTGTTGATACAACCATATTAACAAGTGTGTTAGGAGAACGATGGGCTGAAACAGAAATTTCTACTGTCAAATGGAAGGGAAAGCCTCTATCTGAGATGTACAATTTATTTCATCCAGATTGCAAGCAATTACTTAGCATTGAACCTGGAAGAACTCACACAGTTTTGTTTAAA GTTTCAACACCATATGCACTTGGTGCTATTCCTGAACCATACCCTGCAAATTACAGTGACAGATGGGATCCTGAACATGTAAAGATGCCATGTTCACCCAGTAATTTATATCCAATCAGTGTGAAT GGTAATTCTACTTTAGAGcaaagatggaaactgattaaAGAAGCCTTTTGTGGTAAACAAATCAGGAGCTCAATTGAACTTGAGAAGGCAATTTTATCCTACAATAGTCGTTACAACAATATTTGGAATTTCAATAGATTTCATGAGTTTGTTGATCAG AAACTGACCCCAAACGAAAGAAagcgattttttgatcacatTTTGCCGGGTGTCATTCGGTTAGCCATCGAACTTCCAGAGAGAGTCACCGTAACTCCGACTTTGCTAACGCGCAACAAATCACAGAGCCTGTCAATGTCTCAGTcccaaatttcttctttgttagCAAACGCATTCCTTAGCACGTATCCACGCAGGAACACCCAAAAGAGACAGTCCGAGTTCTCTACTTACCCAGACATAAATTTTATCAA gctttttgaaaataaatcgaGGTCTGCTGCCGTTTatgaaaagttgaaatgtCTTCTAAATTACTTTGATCGCGTTATAACTAAAG AGCCAAGTGGTGTGGTAACTTTCATTCGTCAAGTAGTAAGTGATTCAGAATTTCCTAACTGGGAGACAGCGTCAGAGACTTTCGGTGGATTTCATGTCTCCTCCGAAGGGACCATTGAAAAAGAGGGTATCGGTCTGCTTCAGATGGATTTTGCCAACAA atttttagGAGGAGGTGTTTTAAACTGGGGATGCGTCCAAGAAGAAATCCGTTTTGTCATTTGTCCGGAATTGAttgttggttgtttgttttctgagGTGATGGAAAGCAATGAAGCTCTAGTCATAACCG GTTGTGAACAGTACAGTTGTCATTCTGGTTATGGAGATACTTTTCGGTTTGAGGGAGACTTCGTTGATCAAACTCCCCGTGATGCTCATGGTCGAAGACTGTGCCAGGTAGTCGCCATAGATGCTATCCCGTTTAACCGGAAGGAAACGCAGTACAAAAAGGACTCTATTAACCGGGAACTTCGAAAG GCTTATGCTGGATTCCATTGTCAACGTCGAATACCCTTGACTGCTGTGGCTACAGGAAACTGGGGCTGCGGTGCTTTCCGTGGTGACCCACGACTGAAGTGCTTAATTCAACTCATGGCAGCTGCCGTTACCCACCGAGATGTGGTTTATTTCACTTTCGGCGACAACCAACTCCGCGACGACGTTTACAACATGTACTCTTTACTCGTCGAGAAAAAAGCGACCGTCGGCAGCTTGTACACCATGCTCTGTGATTACGGACAACAGATTGGAGACTCCCGATCTCCTTCGCTGGATCTCTACGGCTACCTGTATGCATTGCTGGACTCCATGGATTCCGAGGATGGAGCCGCTGACTGCAGCAGCTCACTatccaacaccaacaacagtgCCGTAGAGAGTGACTTCGATGTGGTGATGGAAAAAGACAAGTAA